In one window of Deinobacterium chartae DNA:
- a CDS encoding pseudouridine synthase, which produces MERLQKLLARGGVASRRAAEDLIRRGRVTVNGKVASIGDSAEPSDDIRVDGKPLQLSEEKLTFMLYKPRGVVTTAHDELGRANVLERMPRVRGLHSVGRLDRNSEGLLLLTTDGDLTLRMTHPRFEHEKEYRVWTREPLSDADLQALASGIELEDGMTQPAQVERAEGGLFITLREGRNRQVRRMLEAVGCPVMRLVRVRMGGLFLGDLRPGEYRTLSDDDLAYLTGEKTMSPGQLRRERELMYQRWD; this is translated from the coding sequence ATGGAAAGACTACAGAAACTGCTGGCGCGCGGCGGGGTCGCCTCGAGGCGCGCCGCCGAGGACCTGATCCGCCGGGGCCGGGTGACCGTGAACGGCAAGGTCGCCAGCATCGGTGACTCGGCCGAGCCGAGCGACGATATCCGGGTGGACGGCAAGCCGCTGCAACTGTCCGAAGAGAAGCTGACCTTCATGCTGTACAAGCCCAGGGGCGTGGTGACCACCGCGCACGACGAGCTGGGCCGCGCGAACGTCCTCGAGCGCATGCCCAGGGTGCGCGGCCTGCACAGCGTGGGCCGCCTGGACCGCAACTCCGAGGGGCTGCTGCTGCTGACGACCGACGGCGACTTGACCCTGCGCATGACCCACCCGCGCTTCGAGCACGAGAAGGAGTACCGGGTCTGGACCCGCGAGCCGCTGAGCGACGCGGACCTGCAAGCCCTTGCCAGCGGCATCGAGCTCGAAGACGGCATGACCCAGCCCGCGCAGGTGGAGCGGGCCGAGGGCGGCTTGTTCATCACCCTGCGCGAGGGCCGCAACCGGCAGGTGCGGCGTATGCTCGAGGCGGTCGGCTGCCCGGTCATGCGGCTGGTGCGCGTGCGCATGGGCGGGCTGTTCCTGGGCGACCTGCGCCCGGGCGAGTACCGCACGCTCTCCGACGACGACCTCGCCTACCTGACCGGTGAGAAGACCATGTCGCCCGGACAGCTGCGCCGCGAGCGCGAACTGATGTATCAGCGCTGGGACTGA
- the truB gene encoding tRNA pseudouridine(55) synthase TruB — translation MPVYVIDKPLGLTSHDVVARARRALATRRVGHTGTLDPLATGVLVVCAEESTKLVQFLTADSKDYLAFVALGAGSRTLDAEGPLEEAPQVPLPSRERLEEVLSGFVGEQLQVPPQFSAISVGGVRAYDVARRGGALELPARPVSLHELRLLAVAQNPGQAAALRFAPTPDGRWDLDAAGRAFTLPAALGEFPVLVLWARVGSGTYLRSLARDLGEALGTRAHLTGLVRTRVGRFGLGQAVSLEQLSASAGLSDLEALDLPRFEADPQLARALRDGKRPATDLEGRYLITHAGALVAVADALGGQWKVVRAWAQS, via the coding sequence ATGCCTGTTTACGTGATCGACAAGCCGCTGGGCCTCACCTCGCACGACGTGGTGGCCCGCGCCCGCCGCGCGCTGGCCACCCGCCGGGTAGGACACACCGGCACCCTGGACCCGCTGGCGACCGGCGTGCTGGTGGTCTGCGCCGAGGAATCCACCAAGCTGGTGCAGTTCCTGACCGCCGACTCCAAGGACTACCTGGCCTTTGTGGCCTTAGGAGCAGGCAGCCGGACCCTCGACGCCGAAGGACCCCTCGAGGAGGCCCCGCAGGTACCGCTGCCCTCGCGAGAAAGGCTCGAGGAGGTGCTATCCGGCTTTGTCGGCGAGCAGTTGCAGGTTCCGCCGCAGTTCAGCGCCATCTCGGTCGGGGGCGTGCGCGCCTACGACGTGGCGCGCCGGGGCGGCGCGCTGGAGTTGCCCGCCCGCCCGGTCAGCTTGCACGAACTGCGGCTGCTGGCGGTGGCGCAAAACCCAGGGCAGGCCGCAGCGCTGCGCTTTGCTCCCACCCCGGACGGACGCTGGGACCTGGACGCAGCGGGGCGCGCCTTCACGCTGCCCGCAGCCCTGGGCGAGTTCCCGGTGCTGGTTCTGTGGGCGCGGGTGGGTAGCGGCACCTACCTGCGCTCGCTGGCGCGGGACCTGGGCGAAGCGCTCGGAACGCGCGCGCACCTGACCGGGCTGGTGCGCACCCGGGTGGGCCGTTTTGGACTCGGGCAGGCCGTATCCCTCGAGCAGCTCTCTGCGTCAGCCGGCCTGAGCGATCTCGAGGCGCTCGACCTGCCGCGCTTCGAAGCGGACCCGCAGCTGGCCAGGGCGTTGCGCGACGGCAAACGTCCGGCCACAGACCTCGAGGGGCGCTATCTGATCACGCACGCCGGCGCGTTGGTGGCCGTGGCGGACGCGCTCGGAGGGCAGTGGAAGGTCGTGCGCGCCTGGGCTCAGAGCTGA
- a CDS encoding Asp23/Gls24 family envelope stress response protein, translating into MKGNITITEAALASLIGLAAHEVPGVVGMAPANLKEGLQKILGRNQARDGVVIHRNADGTYTADLYVVMAYGVNIPTVAENVAERVENAVKTAAGLTISKTTVHAVGVSHA; encoded by the coding sequence TTGAAAGGCAACATCACCATCACCGAGGCGGCCCTGGCGTCGCTGATCGGCCTGGCCGCGCACGAGGTTCCGGGCGTGGTCGGCATGGCCCCCGCCAACCTCAAAGAAGGCCTCCAGAAAATCCTGGGCCGCAACCAGGCACGCGACGGCGTGGTCATTCACCGCAACGCCGACGGCACCTACACCGCCGACTTGTACGTGGTCATGGCCTACGGCGTGAACATTCCCACCGTCGCGGAAAACGTCGCCGAGCGCGTGGAAAACGCGGTCAAGACCGCCGCAGGTCTCACCATTTCCAAGACCACGGTGCACGCGGTGGGGGTCAGCCATGCCTGA
- the ald gene encoding alanine dehydrogenase yields MRIGLPKEIKVKENRVALTAGGVATLVRRGHTVIVERSAGVGSGISDADYEAAGAVLGSAEEAWAAEMVVKVKEPIASEYKYLRPDLLLFTYLHLAADRPLTDALLQAGTVAVAYETVQTSDGALPLLTPMSEVAGRLAVQAGAYHLQKPNGGKGVLLGGVPGVAPGKVTVIGGGVVGTNAIKMALGLGAQVTVLDVSHRRLQYLDDVFGGRLVTLTSTEENVRAAIATADLVVGAVLIPGAKAPHLITRDMLSLMQEGSVIVDVAVDQGGCVQTIHATTHDDPTYVVDGIVHYGVANMPGAVPRTSTFALTNQTIRYVLMLADHGVKALEADPALMLGLNTAHGQLTFRGVADAFGLPFTPPHEALVARA; encoded by the coding sequence ATGCGCATTGGTCTGCCCAAGGAAATCAAGGTCAAGGAAAACCGCGTGGCCCTCACCGCCGGTGGCGTCGCCACCCTGGTGCGCCGCGGCCACACGGTGATCGTGGAACGCTCGGCCGGGGTCGGCTCGGGCATCTCGGACGCCGACTACGAGGCTGCCGGAGCGGTTCTTGGCAGCGCCGAGGAGGCCTGGGCCGCCGAGATGGTCGTAAAGGTCAAGGAGCCCATCGCCTCTGAGTACAAGTACCTGCGCCCTGACCTGCTGCTGTTCACCTACCTGCACCTCGCCGCCGACCGCCCGCTGACCGACGCGCTGCTGCAGGCCGGCACCGTGGCGGTGGCCTACGAGACCGTGCAGACCTCCGACGGCGCGCTGCCGCTGCTCACCCCCATGTCCGAGGTCGCCGGCCGCCTGGCCGTGCAGGCGGGCGCTTATCACCTGCAAAAGCCCAACGGCGGCAAGGGCGTGCTGCTGGGCGGCGTTCCCGGCGTGGCCCCCGGCAAGGTCACCGTGATCGGCGGCGGCGTGGTGGGCACCAACGCCATCAAGATGGCGCTGGGCCTGGGTGCCCAGGTCACCGTGCTCGACGTGTCGCACCGCCGCCTGCAGTACCTCGATGACGTGTTCGGCGGCCGTCTGGTGACGCTCACCTCGACCGAGGAGAACGTGCGCGCCGCGATCGCCACCGCCGACTTGGTGGTCGGTGCCGTGCTGATCCCCGGCGCCAAGGCCCCGCACCTGATCACCCGCGACATGCTCTCCCTGATGCAGGAAGGCTCGGTCATCGTGGACGTCGCCGTGGACCAGGGCGGCTGCGTGCAGACCATCCACGCCACCACCCACGACGACCCCACCTACGTGGTAGACGGCATCGTGCACTACGGCGTGGCCAACATGCCCGGCGCGGTGCCGCGCACCTCGACCTTCGCGCTCACCAACCAGACCATCCGCTACGTGCTGATGCTCGCCGACCACGGCGTGAAAGCCCTCGAGGCCGACCCGGCGCTGATGCTGGGCCTCAACACCGCCCACGGCCAGCTCACCTTCCGCGGCGTGGCCGACGCCTTCGGCCTGCCCTTCACCCCGCCGCACGAGGCCCTGGTCGCCCGCGCCTGA